The Aedes aegypti strain LVP_AGWG chromosome 3, AaegL5.0 Primary Assembly, whole genome shotgun sequence genome contains a region encoding:
- the LOC5578505 gene encoding trypsin-1: MFSFAVTVNLILLATVSYALPNNRHRIIGGNEIDIAKVPFMASLSNGSGHYCGGSIISERWILTAAHCIRDPTSTDLAVRVGSSRHANGGQLVRVRRIVQHHLWNPSTIDYDFALLELAEVLELGKELQAVELPVKDEDVANGKLLLVSGWGKTESGSSSNSATLRAVEVPVVNQKKCEKMYSDFVQVTPRMLCAGHDEGGKDMCNEDSGGPLVDGNKQVGVVSWSKECAAVGNPGVYARVAAVRDWIEKVAGV; the protein is encoded by the coding sequence ATGTTCTCCTTCGCCGTAACGGTTAACTTGATTTTATTGGCCACCGTAAGTTACGCGTTGCCCAATAACCGCCACAGGATCATCGGCGGCAATGAGATCGACATAGCCAAAGTTCCTTTCATGGCATCGCTATCTAACGGCTCCGGACATTACTGTGGTGGATCGATAATTAGCGAGCGTTGGATTTTGACGGCTGCTCATTGTATTAGAGACCCAACCAGTACGGATCTTGCGGTGAGGGTTGGGTCCAGTCGTCACGCCAACGGGGGTCAACTGGTGCGTGTTCGACGCATTGTACAACATCATTTGTGGAATCCTTCGACCATTGACTACGACTTCGCGCTGTTGGAGCTTGCTGAAGTGCTTGAATTGGGCAAGGAGTTGCAGGCTGTTGAACTACCAGTAAAAGATGAGGATGTTGCGAACGGAAAGCTCTTGCTCGTATCAGGTTGGGGAAAAACGGAGAGTGGTTCATCATCTAACAGTGCGACGTTGAGGGCCGTGGAGGTCCCAGTGGTGAATCAGAAAAAGTGCGAGAAGATGTACTCGGACTTCGTGCAGGTTACTCCGAGAATGTTGTGTGCTGGACATGATGAAGGGGGTAAGGATATGTGCAACGAAGACTCCGGCGGTCCGTTGGTTGACGGAAACAAACAAGTCGGTGTTGTGTCCTGGAGTAAGGAGTGTGCCGCTGTCGGAAACCCTGGAGTTTATGCACGGGTTGCCGCTGTTCGTGACTGGATCGAGAAGGTTGCGGGTGTTTGA